A single window of Chitinophaga sp. XS-30 DNA harbors:
- a CDS encoding PAS domain-containing sensor histidine kinase — MKRFGYNILLRILLLVFTITAGCWCWWNDYQLMAVLVVPVLLAQVFSLYHYLNRVNRKLTLFLEAIRYEDFSIRFSADNKLGKSFSALNHQFNEVLEAFRQTRAEREANLKYIDTIIQHISIGILSFGSDGKIELINPAAFRLMGIYRLRYLDELKHAHPKLAELLQDLPAGQKALYATQNGQQLSIHAASVRLQGRFVKLISLQNIHAELQQKELEAWQNLTKILRHEIMNSVTPIVSLIGTMQEIVEHDIPMNTSQTEAMDDLKEALVTIESRSKGIMNFVNAYRDYTTLPKPQFTSINLKQLINTISNLLQPEMKAAGISYRAHVSPDNIMVHADAAQLQMVLINLIKNAMDALEHTGEPWISVKGSMGNASQIIIEITDNGPGIETEAMEKIFIPFFTTKKKGSGIGLSLSQQIIQMHGGQLKVSSPPGKGTTFFVLLNN, encoded by the coding sequence ATGAAGCGCTTCGGTTACAATATCCTGTTGCGCATCCTGCTGCTGGTATTTACCATCACGGCCGGGTGCTGGTGCTGGTGGAATGACTACCAGCTAATGGCAGTACTGGTAGTTCCCGTACTGCTGGCACAGGTATTCTCCCTCTATCATTATCTGAACCGTGTGAACCGCAAGCTCACCCTGTTCCTGGAAGCTATCCGGTATGAGGATTTCTCCATTCGTTTCAGTGCGGACAACAAGCTGGGCAAAAGCTTCAGCGCCCTCAACCACCAGTTCAACGAAGTGCTGGAAGCTTTCCGGCAAACACGGGCCGAACGCGAGGCCAACCTCAAATACATTGATACCATCATTCAGCATATCAGCATCGGCATACTATCCTTCGGCAGTGACGGAAAGATAGAACTGATCAACCCCGCGGCTTTCCGGCTGATGGGCATCTACCGTCTCCGCTACCTGGATGAACTGAAGCATGCCCATCCCAAACTGGCGGAGTTGTTGCAGGACCTGCCGGCCGGCCAGAAGGCCCTGTACGCCACGCAGAACGGGCAGCAGCTTTCCATCCATGCCGCATCCGTAAGATTGCAGGGGCGCTTTGTGAAACTCATCTCTTTGCAGAACATCCATGCAGAGTTGCAGCAAAAAGAACTGGAGGCCTGGCAGAACCTCACGAAGATACTGCGGCATGAGATCATGAATTCCGTGACCCCGATCGTCAGCCTCATCGGCACCATGCAGGAGATCGTGGAGCATGATATCCCGATGAACACTTCACAGACAGAAGCGATGGACGACCTGAAAGAAGCACTGGTCACCATCGAAAGCCGGAGCAAGGGCATCATGAATTTTGTGAACGCGTACCGCGACTATACCACATTGCCCAAGCCGCAGTTCACCAGCATCAATCTGAAACAACTGATCAATACCATCAGCAACCTGCTGCAGCCTGAAATGAAAGCCGCCGGTATTTCGTACCGCGCCCATGTTTCACCGGACAATATCATGGTGCATGCCGATGCCGCACAATTGCAGATGGTGCTGATCAACCTGATCAAAAATGCCATGGATGCACTGGAACATACCGGAGAACCGTGGATCAGTGTGAAAGGCTCTATGGGCAACGCTTCACAGATCATCATCGAAATAACGGACAATGGGCCCGGCATTGAAACAGAAGCGATGGAAAAGATCTTTATTCCCTTTTTCACCACTAAAAAGAAAGGTTCCGGCATCGGGCTGAGCCTTTCGCAGCAGATCATCCAGATGCATGGCGGTCAGCTGAAAGTAAGCAGCCCTCCCGGCAAGGGCACTACCTTCTTTGTATTGCTGAATAATTGA
- a CDS encoding sigma-54 dependent transcriptional regulator, whose amino-acid sequence MSTQQGKILIVDDDVDVLRAARLLLKRHFTQVDFEKNPQKIPYLVTNFDYDVILLDMNFTRDLSSGKEGFEWLDKILDINPKATVVLFTAYGDVEMAVRAIKAGAVDFVLKPWENDKLLATIQTAVTTHQAAQEKKSGGATLHTDNVLIGDSPGMQEVMETVSRVAATDANILILGENGTGKDLLARHIHALSQRKDKKFVPVDLGALSETLFESELFGHVKGAFTDAREDRSGRFEEANSGTIFLDEIGNIALPFQAKLLTVLQNRQITRVGSNKALPLDVRLICATNRNIQQMAAQQQFRQDLLYRVNTIEIHLPPLRERKEDIVPLAEYFLGIYRRKYNRPVAFLHDTLITQLEQYEWPGNIRELQHAIERAVILCQGKTLMPRDVFVKTNTAAETLDTGFNLEDMERNMISQALKKCNGNITDAAKELGLSRAALYRRMEKYNL is encoded by the coding sequence ATGAGTACTCAGCAAGGAAAGATCCTGATCGTTGATGATGATGTAGATGTATTGCGCGCCGCAAGGCTGCTGCTGAAAAGGCATTTCACGCAGGTGGATTTCGAGAAGAACCCGCAGAAGATCCCCTACCTGGTCACCAATTTCGACTATGATGTCATACTGCTGGATATGAACTTCACGCGTGACCTGAGCAGCGGAAAAGAAGGTTTTGAATGGCTGGACAAGATACTGGACATCAATCCCAAGGCCACAGTGGTGCTTTTCACCGCTTATGGCGATGTGGAAATGGCCGTGCGTGCCATCAAGGCCGGCGCAGTGGACTTTGTGCTGAAACCCTGGGAGAACGACAAGCTGCTGGCGACTATCCAGACGGCCGTCACTACGCACCAGGCGGCACAGGAGAAAAAGTCCGGCGGCGCTACCCTGCATACTGATAATGTGCTGATCGGCGACAGCCCGGGCATGCAGGAAGTGATGGAAACCGTTTCCCGCGTAGCCGCTACGGATGCCAACATCCTCATCCTGGGGGAGAACGGCACGGGAAAAGACCTGCTGGCCAGGCACATTCACGCCCTGAGCCAGCGGAAGGATAAAAAATTCGTTCCGGTAGACCTCGGCGCGCTGAGCGAAACGCTGTTCGAAAGCGAACTTTTCGGCCATGTAAAAGGCGCCTTCACGGATGCCCGGGAAGACCGCAGCGGTCGCTTTGAAGAAGCCAACTCCGGCACCATTTTCCTCGACGAGATCGGGAACATTGCCCTCCCCTTTCAGGCCAAGCTCCTCACCGTACTACAGAACCGCCAGATCACCAGGGTAGGCTCCAACAAAGCCCTTCCGCTGGATGTGCGCCTTATCTGCGCCACTAACCGGAACATCCAGCAAATGGCCGCGCAGCAGCAATTCCGCCAGGACCTGCTTTACCGTGTCAATACCATCGAAATACATCTTCCACCGCTCCGGGAACGAAAAGAAGATATTGTGCCGCTCGCAGAATACTTCCTCGGCATCTACCGCAGAAAGTACAACCGGCCGGTGGCCTTTCTTCATGATACGCTGATCACCCAGCTGGAGCAATACGAATGGCCCGGCAATATCCGCGAACTGCAACATGCCATCGAAAGAGCCGTGATCCTCTGCCAGGGCAAAACATTAATGCCCAGGGACGTGTTTGTAAAAACAAATACAGCCGCCGAAACACTGGATACCGGCTTCAACCTCGAAGACATGGAAAGGAACATGATATCCCAGGCGTTGAAAAAATGCAATGGCAACATTACAGATGCCGCAAAAGAACTGGGCCTGAGCCGCGCCGCGCTGTACCGCCGCATGGAAAAATATAACCTCTGA
- a CDS encoding efflux RND transporter periplasmic adaptor subunit: protein MDRQLKKKFWNKQRIFLAGGGGTLVLLVLWGFIFADKRSKLNVEKDKITISAVSKGVFDEYIVVTAVVHPLKTIRLDAIEGGYVANKFLEGGSMVKAGDSILRLENQRLTMEFVNRETEMYRLINELQNTRLRLRQDRFALEKTLSDLDYQVDQAKDLYERNHKLFKDKVVAEQEYLKTKRDYERLARQREIEVQSQDYQIKNSVTQIEQLEGTISRTQRNLQLMKENLKNLVVRAPVDGQLSSINVEVGTSIQAGENIGQIDDMDGFKMRAEVDEHYISRVFTGLNANFEFNGKAHPMTIAKVYPEVKNGRFEVDMNFSTAVPEGIRRGQSSPIRLELGKASEAVLLPAGGFFSDTGGNWVYVVDNSGKRAVKRKISLGRKNPVYFEVLEGLQPGDQVITSSYENFGDKEVLEF, encoded by the coding sequence ATGGACAGACAACTTAAAAAGAAATTCTGGAACAAGCAACGCATCTTCCTCGCTGGCGGCGGCGGTACACTGGTACTGCTCGTACTCTGGGGATTCATTTTTGCCGATAAAAGAAGCAAACTGAATGTGGAGAAAGACAAGATCACCATTTCCGCTGTTTCCAAAGGTGTTTTTGATGAATACATCGTGGTAACCGCCGTGGTGCACCCGCTCAAGACCATCCGCCTGGATGCTATTGAAGGCGGCTATGTGGCCAACAAATTCCTGGAAGGCGGCAGCATGGTGAAAGCGGGGGATTCCATTCTCCGCCTGGAAAACCAGCGGCTGACCATGGAATTCGTGAACCGGGAAACAGAAATGTACCGGCTGATCAACGAACTGCAGAATACAAGGCTGCGCTTGCGGCAAGACCGGTTTGCGCTGGAAAAGACCCTCAGCGACCTCGATTATCAGGTGGACCAGGCCAAAGACCTGTATGAACGCAACCACAAGCTGTTCAAAGACAAGGTGGTGGCCGAACAGGAATATCTGAAAACGAAACGGGACTATGAACGGCTGGCGCGTCAGCGCGAAATAGAGGTGCAATCGCAGGACTATCAGATCAAAAATTCGGTGACGCAGATCGAGCAGTTGGAGGGCACCATCTCCCGTACGCAGCGCAACCTCCAGCTGATGAAGGAAAATCTTAAGAACCTGGTAGTGAGGGCCCCGGTTGACGGGCAGCTGTCATCCATCAATGTGGAGGTAGGCACGAGTATTCAGGCAGGGGAGAATATCGGGCAGATCGATGATATGGACGGGTTCAAGATGCGCGCCGAAGTAGATGAACACTATATTTCCCGCGTATTCACCGGCTTGAACGCCAATTTCGAGTTCAACGGGAAAGCACACCCGATGACAATAGCCAAAGTGTACCCGGAAGTAAAGAACGGGCGCTTTGAAGTAGACATGAATTTTTCAACAGCGGTGCCGGAAGGGATCCGCCGCGGGCAATCCTCTCCTATCCGCCTTGAATTGGGAAAAGCATCAGAAGCTGTATTATTGCCTGCAGGAGGATTCTTTTCCGACACCGGAGGCAACTGGGTGTATGTGGTGGACAACAGCGGGAAACGTGCTGTGAAACGCAAGATCTCCCTGGGCCGCAAGAACCCTGTTTATTTCGAAGTACTGGAGGGCCTGCAGCCGGGCGACCAGGTGATCACGTCCTCTTACGAGAATTTCGGGGACAAGGAAGTATTGGAATTTTAA
- a CDS encoding ABC transporter ATP-binding protein, with product MIRTVNLQKLFTTEEVETTALNGINMDVQDGEFVAIMGPSGCGKSTLLNILGLLDNPSDGEYHFWDKEVARMSERQRAQLRKGSIGFVFQSFNLIDELTVFENVELPLLYLKVPASERKQRVEQVLERMSIMHRRNHFPQQLSGGQQQRVAIARAVVAKPKLILADEPTGNLDSANGEEVMKLLQELNDAGTTLIMVTHSPYDAGFAHRIVNLFDGKVVTENIKEQFHI from the coding sequence ATGATCAGAACAGTCAACTTGCAAAAACTCTTTACAACGGAAGAAGTAGAAACCACAGCGCTGAACGGCATTAACATGGATGTGCAGGATGGTGAGTTTGTGGCGATCATGGGGCCCTCAGGCTGCGGTAAATCCACTTTGCTGAACATTCTGGGCCTGCTGGATAATCCTTCCGATGGTGAATATCATTTCTGGGATAAGGAAGTGGCCAGGATGAGCGAACGCCAGCGTGCGCAGCTCCGTAAAGGCTCTATCGGCTTCGTGTTCCAGAGCTTCAACCTCATTGATGAACTGACCGTGTTCGAGAATGTGGAGTTGCCGCTGCTCTACCTCAAAGTACCCGCCAGTGAAAGAAAACAGCGGGTGGAGCAGGTTCTGGAGCGCATGAGCATCATGCATCGCCGCAACCACTTTCCACAGCAGCTTTCCGGCGGTCAGCAACAGCGGGTGGCTATTGCCCGCGCCGTAGTGGCAAAGCCAAAGCTGATCCTTGCGGATGAGCCTACCGGTAACCTCGATTCCGCCAACGGCGAAGAGGTCATGAAGTTGCTGCAGGAACTGAATGATGCGGGAACTACCCTCATCATGGTTACGCATTCCCCGTACGATGCCGGTTTTGCGCACCGCATTGTGAATCTTTTCGACGGAAAGGTGGTCACCGAGAATATCAAGGAACAGTTTCACATATAA
- a CDS encoding ABC transporter permease yields the protein MFRNYIKIAWRNIWKAKQISFVNITGLAVATAVALLLCLTVYREFTFDDFHERKKDIYMVYMDEYYPERTSSRANMAHPLAPALQQEIPGIKAVTRYANDGASVRVGEATGDASVHCVDTGFLQIFSFPAVSGRPELGVNDVIITEETALRFFKGQDPVGKSMTLSRGNKWENFRVTAVLKDPPSNSSLEFDMLLRIENGYGYQDNKNEWEHFSLMTFVELMPGVTTESFSKRGKLLLDKYYEEKMRDMKADGAKPGKYGGVMHIGLIPLKDVHFSKTSSLGSANKTMLFMMVFVAGFLLFIAGINFINLTIARAFTRAKEVGMRKMMGAGKVQVALQFCGEALILFIIALVLGILLALVLMPQYNALLNYKLSFSILKEPQVLACLAGVFLLVALLAGGYPALVLARSHTLQILKGKISTGRSNYLRNSLIVTQFVFSSLLICCTLIAWQQMNYLRNKPLGFNTEEVVSIPLGNLPQTPLVVERMRAGLAGQPGIIGVTSADNNYGRGRDGSMSVSFVGFRHKNREVGSNLLTIGYDYVKTMDLQLIAGRDFDRDMRTDSSGVVINERMVAELGEKDIIGYRFRFDEDGKEYHVLGVVKDFHFQSLHKKIEPITMVIAGTPAYVFVKVNPRNLEATMKIIEKAWDKVAPETPFLGSFVNENTNRQYNRDKKLSQIFVSGAVLTIIISCMGLFAIAMLAIGQRTKEIGVRKVLGASVLSITTLISKDFLKLVGIAILIASPLAGWIMNEWLQEFAYNIGISWWVFVVAGLLVLTIAAFTISFQSIRAALTNPVKSLRTE from the coding sequence ATGTTCAGGAACTACATCAAAATAGCATGGCGCAACATATGGAAAGCAAAGCAAATCTCGTTCGTGAATATCACGGGACTCGCAGTTGCGACCGCAGTGGCTTTACTGTTATGTCTTACGGTGTACAGGGAATTCACTTTTGATGATTTTCACGAAAGGAAGAAAGACATTTACATGGTCTACATGGACGAGTATTACCCCGAACGGACCAGCTCCCGGGCGAACATGGCGCATCCCCTGGCGCCTGCCCTCCAGCAGGAAATACCGGGCATAAAAGCAGTCACCCGTTACGCGAATGACGGGGCCAGCGTGCGTGTCGGCGAAGCAACGGGGGACGCGAGTGTTCATTGTGTGGATACCGGCTTCCTGCAAATTTTCTCCTTTCCTGCTGTGAGCGGACGACCTGAACTGGGCGTGAATGATGTGATCATCACCGAAGAAACTGCATTGCGGTTCTTCAAAGGCCAGGACCCCGTAGGAAAAAGCATGACCCTGAGCCGCGGCAACAAATGGGAAAATTTCAGGGTCACCGCCGTGCTGAAAGATCCGCCTTCCAATTCGAGCCTTGAGTTCGATATGCTACTGCGCATCGAGAATGGCTATGGTTACCAGGACAATAAAAACGAATGGGAGCATTTCAGCCTGATGACCTTCGTGGAGCTCATGCCCGGCGTTACAACGGAATCGTTTTCAAAAAGAGGGAAGCTGCTGCTTGACAAATATTATGAAGAGAAGATGCGCGATATGAAAGCCGATGGCGCAAAACCCGGCAAGTACGGCGGGGTGATGCACATCGGGTTAATCCCGTTGAAAGATGTGCACTTCAGCAAAACCAGCTCGCTTGGCAGTGCCAACAAGACCATGTTGTTCATGATGGTCTTCGTGGCCGGATTCCTGCTTTTCATCGCCGGCATCAACTTTATCAATCTCACCATTGCACGGGCCTTTACCCGTGCAAAGGAAGTGGGGATGCGTAAAATGATGGGGGCTGGAAAAGTGCAGGTAGCCTTGCAGTTCTGTGGCGAGGCGCTGATACTTTTCATCATTGCGCTGGTGCTTGGCATTTTGCTGGCACTTGTTTTAATGCCGCAGTACAATGCGCTCCTGAACTATAAATTGTCGTTCAGTATATTGAAAGAACCGCAGGTGCTGGCGTGCCTTGCCGGAGTTTTTCTGCTGGTTGCCCTGCTGGCCGGCGGCTACCCCGCCCTGGTGCTTGCGCGCTCTCATACATTGCAAATATTGAAAGGAAAGATCAGCACCGGCAGGAGTAATTACCTGCGCAATTCGCTCATCGTTACACAGTTCGTTTTTTCATCCCTGCTGATCTGTTGTACGCTGATCGCGTGGCAGCAGATGAATTACCTGCGCAATAAACCGCTTGGTTTCAATACGGAGGAAGTGGTGAGCATTCCGCTCGGGAATCTGCCTCAAACACCGCTGGTAGTAGAGCGCATGCGCGCCGGACTTGCAGGGCAGCCGGGCATTATTGGCGTGACGTCCGCAGACAATAACTATGGCCGTGGCCGCGATGGCAGCATGTCCGTTTCTTTCGTAGGATTCCGGCACAAGAACCGCGAAGTGGGGTCCAACTTGTTGACGATCGGGTATGACTATGTGAAAACGATGGATCTGCAGCTGATTGCCGGACGTGATTTTGACCGGGACATGCGCACGGATTCCAGCGGGGTGGTGATCAATGAACGGATGGTTGCGGAACTGGGAGAGAAAGATATTATCGGGTATCGTTTCCGTTTTGATGAAGATGGAAAAGAGTACCATGTACTGGGGGTAGTAAAGGATTTTCACTTTCAGTCCCTGCATAAAAAGATCGAGCCGATCACAATGGTCATAGCAGGAACGCCGGCCTACGTGTTCGTAAAAGTAAATCCCCGTAACCTGGAAGCAACCATGAAGATCATTGAAAAGGCCTGGGACAAGGTGGCGCCCGAAACGCCGTTCCTCGGATCATTCGTAAACGAGAATACGAACCGCCAGTATAACCGGGATAAAAAACTTTCACAGATATTTGTCAGTGGAGCGGTGCTGACCATCATCATTTCCTGCATGGGGCTGTTTGCCATTGCGATGCTCGCCATCGGTCAACGCACGAAGGAGATAGGTGTACGCAAGGTGCTGGGGGCCAGCGTTCTGAGCATCACAACGCTGATATCCAAAGACTTTCTGAAGCTCGTGGGCATTGCGATCCTGATCGCATCGCCGCTGGCGGGTTGGATCATGAACGAATGGCTGCAGGAGTTTGCCTATAACATTGGCATCAGCTGGTGGGTTTTCGTGGTCGCGGGATTGCTGGTCCTTACGATTGCCGCCTTTACCATTAGCTTCCAGAGCATCCGGGCAGCCCTGACGAACCCCGTAAAATCCTTACGAACAGAATAA
- a CDS encoding ABC transporter ATP-binding protein: MIQLRHISKYYPVGFGKHEILKDIDLTIHEGEFISVMGPSGSGKSTLLHILGLLEEPSGGDYLFQGELVHRMNEKKRTQLHRGAIGFVFQAYHLIDELTVYENIETPLLYKNMPAAERKSKVADILDRFNIVAKKDLFPNQLSGGQQQLVGIARAIVAEPAVIFADEPTGNLHSDQAREIMELFAELNKKDKITIVQVTHSEANAAYGNRIIRLRDGQVL; the protein is encoded by the coding sequence ATGATCCAATTACGTCACATCAGCAAATATTACCCGGTAGGGTTCGGCAAACACGAGATACTGAAAGATATTGACCTGACCATCCATGAAGGGGAATTTATATCCGTGATGGGACCTTCCGGTTCCGGGAAATCCACCTTACTGCACATCCTCGGCCTGCTCGAAGAGCCCTCCGGCGGAGATTACCTTTTCCAGGGAGAACTGGTACACCGGATGAATGAGAAGAAACGCACCCAGCTGCACCGGGGAGCTATCGGTTTTGTATTCCAGGCCTATCATCTGATAGACGAGCTTACCGTATATGAAAATATAGAAACGCCGCTGCTATACAAAAACATGCCGGCCGCGGAACGCAAGAGCAAAGTGGCCGACATTCTGGACCGGTTTAACATTGTAGCGAAGAAAGATCTCTTCCCCAACCAGCTTTCCGGCGGTCAGCAGCAACTGGTAGGCATTGCCCGGGCCATTGTGGCGGAACCGGCGGTGATCTTTGCCGATGAGCCAACCGGCAACCTGCATTCCGACCAGGCCCGGGAAATCATGGAATTATTCGCAGAACTGAATAAAAAAGATAAAATAACCATCGTTCAGGTAACCCACTCTGAAGCCAACGCAGCCTACGGCAACCGGATCATCCGGCTCCGGGACGGGCAGGTCTTATAA